From the Marinomonas sp. THO17 genome, one window contains:
- a CDS encoding helix-turn-helix transcriptional regulator, with the protein MLKNALQGQLEFPELMKDLSTLTSLIRVPSFLSSLELFLGKLCYFDTIVIVTYKKSFKPILLYPSDPAEKSTTLQLYLNQAYLLDPLFNSISNGIAPGTYRLVDMAPDSFEQTEYYQTCYRDFDLVDEINLLIDLDKTTTCAVSLGRKRAVGSIRRTEFNNLKRVFPMLEALITQFWLAQSHEFTNRAPSSGPLKLALKTFGQGVLTDREQEILGLLLKGHSSKSIAEQLGISAGTVKVHRKNIHARLDTSTQSEIFTLFLNHLDALDRGQKESHEQTSL; encoded by the coding sequence ATGTTAAAAAACGCGTTACAAGGTCAATTAGAATTTCCAGAGCTGATGAAAGACTTGTCTACTTTGACTAGCCTGATTCGTGTGCCAAGTTTTTTAAGTTCATTAGAACTTTTTCTTGGCAAGCTTTGCTATTTTGACACTATTGTTATTGTTACTTATAAGAAAAGTTTTAAGCCTATTTTGCTGTATCCCAGTGATCCTGCAGAGAAGAGTACAACGCTGCAATTGTATTTGAACCAAGCTTATTTGCTCGATCCTCTTTTTAACTCCATTAGTAATGGTATTGCACCGGGCACTTACCGTTTGGTGGATATGGCGCCTGATTCTTTTGAACAAACAGAATACTATCAAACCTGTTATCGAGACTTTGATCTGGTGGATGAAATTAATCTGTTGATCGATTTGGATAAAACAACGACTTGCGCTGTATCCTTAGGCAGAAAACGTGCAGTAGGCTCGATTCGACGTACAGAGTTCAATAATTTGAAGCGAGTTTTTCCCATGTTGGAGGCTTTGATTACGCAATTTTGGCTCGCACAATCCCATGAATTTACCAATCGCGCGCCCAGTTCAGGGCCTTTAAAATTGGCTCTCAAAACCTTTGGTCAAGGGGTTTTGACGGACCGTGAGCAAGAAATCTTAGGCTTATTATTAAAAGGACATTCTTCAAAATCCATCGCAGAGCAATTGGGGATCAGCGCAGGTACTGTGAAAGTACACAGAAAGAATATTCATGCTCGTTTGGATACCTCAACGCAATCAGAAATTTTTACATTATTTTTGAATCATTTGGATGCTTTAGACCGTGGCCAAAAAGAAAGTCACGAGCAAACCTCTTTATAG
- the aguA gene encoding agmatine deiminase, which produces MITTPKQDGFWMPGEHSPQQSVWLAWPTRLDNWREQAVPAQQVFTHFIKQLQTQVQVKVAVLPELVKQVTELLPQDVEVHAIAYNDAWMRDIGPTMVINQAGEMRAINWQFNAWGGELDGLYHDWQDDQLVASEVAKREQVQQYDAPFILEGGSIHCDGEGTLYTTEECLLHPSRNPHLSKAQVEENLREYLGVEKVIWLPKGLYNDETNGHIDNLLHLVRPGEVMLTVCEDADDPQYDISMIALDILQNARDAQGRKIKVYILPMPGPLYMSEMEARGLVQPDRMVREAGERLGASYANFLICNQAIFYPLLDTQQDAKAEKVFAQAFPDHKLIGIPGREVVLGGGNLHCITQQIPA; this is translated from the coding sequence ATGATAACCACACCAAAGCAGGATGGTTTTTGGATGCCAGGAGAGCACAGTCCACAGCAATCTGTTTGGTTAGCTTGGCCGACCCGGTTAGATAATTGGCGGGAGCAGGCTGTACCGGCTCAGCAAGTATTTACACACTTTATCAAACAGCTGCAGACACAGGTGCAAGTCAAAGTCGCAGTGCTGCCAGAGCTTGTTAAGCAAGTAACAGAGCTTTTACCACAAGATGTTGAGGTACATGCTATTGCCTATAACGATGCTTGGATGCGTGACATTGGCCCGACAATGGTGATTAATCAAGCTGGGGAAATGCGTGCTATTAATTGGCAGTTTAATGCTTGGGGCGGTGAATTGGATGGCTTGTATCATGATTGGCAAGATGATCAATTAGTTGCCTCAGAAGTGGCTAAACGAGAGCAAGTTCAGCAATATGATGCGCCTTTTATTCTTGAGGGCGGTTCGATTCATTGTGATGGAGAAGGGACGCTTTATACCACTGAAGAGTGCTTATTGCATCCTAGCCGAAATCCGCATTTGTCAAAGGCGCAAGTGGAAGAAAATCTTCGAGAATATCTGGGGGTTGAGAAAGTCATCTGGTTGCCGAAAGGGCTATACAATGATGAAACCAATGGGCATATAGATAATCTGTTACATCTTGTTCGTCCTGGAGAAGTCATGTTGACTGTCTGCGAGGATGCTGACGATCCGCAATATGACATCAGCATGATTGCGCTAGACATTTTGCAAAATGCAAGGGATGCGCAAGGGCGTAAAATCAAAGTCTATATCTTGCCTATGCCTGGCCCTTTGTATATGTCTGAAATGGAAGCAAGGGGCTTGGTACAACCCGACCGCATGGTGCGAGAGGCGGGTGAAAGATTGGGGGCGTCTTACGCTAACTTCTTAATTTGTAATCAGGCCATTTTTTATCCGCTTCTAGACACACAACAAGATGCAAAGGCGGAAAAGGTTTTTGCTCAAGCTTTTCCTGATCATAAACTCATTGGAATCCCGGGAAGAGAAGTGGTGCTAGGTGGTGGTAACCTTCACTGTATTACCCAACAAATCCCTGCTTAG
- a CDS encoding FAD-binding oxidoreductase: MSSPTHANSYYAASANDKALRPQLTGEKRCDVCVIGAGFTGISTALSLAEKGKHVIVLEANRIGFGASGRNGGQIVNSFNRDIDYITKHYGDEIGKKMAKMAFAGAELIRHRIEKYQIDCDLKHGNIFAACNEKQFGELKAKKALWEAHGHNELELLTQDSIQQHIGSDRYFGGLLDRKGGHIQPLNLVLGQANAFEQLGGEIYEDSQVMRLEEGKPGKVVTTQGQVIADKIVVAGNAYVFGLLPEVEKKAMPCGTQVITTEPLPKALQERLLPSDKCVEDCNYLLDYYRLSGDGRLIYGGGTTYGARDPGKIESIIGPKMLKTFPYLKDIKIDYAWTGNFLLTMMRMPQVGKIGDHLYYAQGYSGHGVTNSHLMGEILSDAIDGETERFDVFASMPQYPFPGGRMLRVPYTAIGAAYYNLRDKLGI; encoded by the coding sequence ATGTCATCCCCTACTCATGCCAATTCCTATTACGCAGCATCGGCAAACGATAAAGCCTTACGCCCGCAACTCACAGGCGAAAAACGTTGTGATGTGTGCGTCATAGGTGCCGGTTTCACCGGTATTTCTACAGCATTAAGTCTGGCTGAAAAAGGCAAACATGTGATCGTTCTAGAAGCCAATCGAATTGGTTTTGGCGCTTCTGGACGCAATGGTGGTCAAATCGTTAACAGCTTTAATCGAGACATTGATTACATCACCAAACATTATGGTGACGAGATTGGCAAAAAAATGGCCAAAATGGCCTTTGCTGGCGCAGAGTTAATTCGCCACCGAATTGAAAAGTATCAAATTGACTGCGATTTAAAACATGGCAACATCTTTGCTGCCTGCAATGAAAAGCAATTTGGCGAATTAAAAGCTAAAAAAGCCTTATGGGAGGCTCATGGTCACAACGAATTAGAGCTACTAACACAAGACAGCATTCAACAGCATATTGGTTCAGATCGTTACTTTGGTGGCTTATTAGATCGAAAAGGAGGCCATATCCAACCTTTGAATTTGGTCTTGGGTCAAGCAAACGCCTTTGAACAATTAGGCGGAGAAATCTATGAAGATTCTCAAGTGATGCGATTAGAAGAAGGTAAACCAGGTAAAGTAGTTACCACACAAGGTCAGGTAATTGCCGACAAGATTGTAGTGGCAGGTAATGCATATGTATTTGGTTTGCTGCCGGAAGTTGAGAAAAAAGCCATGCCTTGTGGCACTCAAGTCATCACCACAGAACCTTTACCAAAAGCACTACAAGAACGTCTACTACCAAGTGATAAATGTGTTGAGGATTGCAACTACCTATTGGATTATTATCGCCTTTCTGGTGATGGTCGTCTTATTTACGGTGGTGGTACCACCTATGGTGCCAGAGATCCGGGTAAGATTGAGTCCATCATTGGCCCTAAAATGCTGAAAACCTTTCCATATCTCAAAGACATCAAAATTGATTACGCGTGGACAGGAAACTTCTTACTGACCATGATGCGTATGCCACAAGTTGGCAAGATAGGTGATCATCTTTACTACGCTCAAGGCTACTCTGGACACGGCGTCACCAACTCTCATTTAATGGGAGAAATTTTGAGCGACGCCATTGATGGCGAAACAGAGAGATTTGATGTGTTTGCCAGCATGCCGCAATACCCCTTCCCCGGAGGGCGTATGTTAAGGGTTCCTTATACTGCTATTGGCGCTGCGTATTACAATTTGCGTGACAAACTCGGCATCTAA
- a CDS encoding polyamine ABC transporter substrate-binding protein: protein MKKTAINLILAGSASFFSTASLAEQVVNIYNWSDYMAPGTLEAFTKETGIKVNYDVYDSNEVLEAKLMAGGSGYDVVMPSNSFFERQVKAGVYQSIDKSKLSNAGNIDATLAKQIEKHDKGNVHNIPYAWGTIGIGYNTKMVAERLGTDNITSWEVLFDPAIASKLADCGIAVLDSPAEMMSVVHNYRGVDPNSEDKGELDASTKLLSATRNNIKYFHSSKYISDLANGDICVAIGYNGDILQSQGRAEEAGQGVDIKFTIPEEGTLVWFDLMAIPADAPHPEAALKFINFILKPQVAADISNYVYYAVPNTSATPLLDEEVINNKGIYPTEEVKAKLYVQVAHTARFDRSLTRAWTNIKTGR, encoded by the coding sequence ATGAAAAAAACTGCAATAAATCTAATACTTGCAGGATCCGCCAGCTTTTTTAGCACTGCCAGCCTTGCAGAACAAGTAGTCAATATTTACAACTGGTCTGACTACATGGCACCAGGCACTTTAGAAGCTTTCACCAAAGAAACCGGCATCAAGGTTAACTACGATGTGTATGACAGCAACGAAGTTCTGGAAGCCAAGCTGATGGCGGGTGGTTCAGGATATGACGTTGTCATGCCCTCTAATTCTTTCTTTGAACGTCAAGTAAAAGCTGGCGTGTATCAAAGCATAGATAAAAGCAAACTGAGCAACGCAGGCAACATTGATGCAACCCTGGCGAAGCAAATCGAAAAGCATGATAAGGGCAATGTTCACAATATACCTTATGCTTGGGGCACCATTGGCATAGGTTACAACACAAAAATGGTGGCAGAGCGTTTAGGGACAGATAACATTACTTCTTGGGAAGTCTTATTCGATCCAGCGATTGCGAGCAAGCTGGCTGATTGCGGTATTGCCGTATTAGATTCGCCTGCCGAAATGATGTCTGTTGTGCATAATTACCGTGGTGTTGATCCGAACTCAGAAGACAAAGGCGAACTCGACGCGTCCACTAAACTGCTCTCTGCAACCCGAAATAACATCAAGTATTTCCATTCCAGCAAATACATTTCCGATCTTGCCAATGGCGATATCTGTGTGGCAATTGGCTATAACGGGGACATTCTGCAATCACAAGGTCGCGCAGAAGAAGCGGGTCAAGGAGTGGATATTAAGTTCACTATCCCTGAAGAAGGCACTTTAGTATGGTTCGATTTAATGGCCATTCCTGCTGACGCACCACATCCTGAAGCCGCACTAAAATTCATCAATTTCATTCTCAAACCACAAGTGGCTGCGGACATTTCCAACTATGTTTACTATGCCGTTCCTAATACCTCGGCAACCCCTTTACTTGACGAAGAAGTTATTAACAATAAAGGCATTTATCCAACAGAAGAAGTAAAAGCAAAACTCTATGTGCAGGTCGCCCATACGGCTCGCTTTGATCGCTCTTTGACCCGTGCTTGGACTAACATCAAAACAGGTCGTTAG
- a CDS encoding aldehyde dehydrogenase gives MKSYQEWQALKNTLTLPNQAYINGQFCPAISGATFDCINPADESLLAQVASCDQADVDTAVKQAKTTFASGIWSTMAPGKRKQILQKWADLIAQHSDELALIDTLDMGKSISEMVSIDVPDSIDCLRWSAECIDKLYGEIAPTNSDNLALISREPLGVVAIITPWNYPLMMVMWKIAPALAAGNSVILKPSEKSPLSALRIAELATQAGLPDGVFNVLPGFGHTTGKALALHHDVGTLAFTGSSRVAGLLMQYAGQSNMKRVWLEAGGKSPCLVFADCKDIKAAAEGAARAIFTNQGEVCIACSRLYVESSIQQEFLAALLAASKQFVPGDPLDPATTMGPLVDKAQLDRVSNFIESALQQGAKLEMGGLPEYHQGQGFYVQPTIFSNANHQMTFVQEEIFGPVLAMMTFDSEEEAINLANDSKYGLGAALWTQDLSRAHRVSRKLEAGMVWVNTWGDGDTTVPFGGVKASGNGRDKSWHALEKYTELKNTWIRL, from the coding sequence ATGAAAAGCTATCAAGAATGGCAAGCATTAAAAAACACTTTGACCTTGCCAAATCAGGCTTACATTAACGGTCAATTTTGTCCTGCCATAAGTGGAGCAACCTTCGATTGCATTAATCCTGCCGATGAATCTTTATTAGCTCAGGTTGCCAGTTGTGATCAAGCCGATGTAGATACGGCAGTTAAACAGGCTAAAACGACTTTTGCTTCTGGTATTTGGTCAACGATGGCACCAGGCAAGCGCAAACAAATTTTACAAAAGTGGGCCGATTTAATCGCACAACACTCAGATGAACTGGCTTTGATTGATACTTTAGATATGGGCAAATCCATTTCTGAAATGGTCTCAATTGACGTGCCGGATTCAATCGATTGCTTACGTTGGTCAGCAGAATGTATTGATAAACTGTACGGTGAAATTGCGCCAACTAACTCCGACAATCTTGCCTTAATTAGTCGAGAACCCCTTGGGGTGGTGGCCATCATCACCCCTTGGAACTATCCACTAATGATGGTGATGTGGAAGATAGCGCCTGCATTAGCAGCGGGCAACAGCGTGATTCTTAAACCTTCAGAAAAATCCCCATTGAGTGCCCTTCGTATTGCTGAGTTAGCAACGCAAGCTGGGCTACCTGATGGTGTGTTTAATGTTCTCCCAGGCTTTGGACATACCACAGGTAAAGCCCTTGCGTTGCACCATGATGTCGGCACATTAGCCTTTACCGGATCAAGTCGAGTCGCCGGTTTGCTGATGCAATACGCAGGTCAATCCAACATGAAACGCGTTTGGTTGGAAGCGGGCGGCAAGTCTCCTTGCCTTGTATTTGCCGATTGTAAAGACATAAAAGCCGCCGCCGAAGGAGCAGCAAGAGCCATTTTTACTAACCAAGGTGAAGTCTGTATCGCTTGTTCACGCTTATATGTCGAAAGCAGTATCCAGCAAGAATTTTTAGCCGCCTTGTTAGCAGCCAGCAAACAATTCGTGCCAGGTGACCCTTTAGATCCAGCAACCACCATGGGACCATTAGTAGACAAAGCCCAATTAGATAGAGTAAGCAACTTTATTGAATCGGCTTTACAGCAGGGTGCCAAACTGGAAATGGGTGGTTTACCCGAATATCACCAAGGCCAAGGTTTTTATGTTCAACCTACTATTTTCTCTAATGCGAATCACCAAATGACCTTTGTGCAGGAAGAAATATTCGGCCCTGTATTAGCCATGATGACATTCGACAGCGAAGAAGAGGCAATTAACCTAGCAAACGATTCCAAATACGGCTTAGGTGCGGCTTTATGGACGCAAGATCTTTCACGCGCTCACCGAGTGAGCCGTAAACTGGAAGCCGGCATGGTGTGGGTCAATACTTGGGGAGATGGCGATACAACCGTGCCTTTTGGTGGTGTGAAAGCGTCTGGTAATGGTCGCGACAAATCTTGGCACGCCTTGGAAAAATACACAGAACTTAAAAATACCTGGATTCGTCTTTAA
- a CDS encoding ABC transporter permease subunit, whose protein sequence is MIKNNLVNLILLRLQNKAKKITLGRWLVISIPMLWLAAFFFIPFLVVFKISFAEAMIAVPPYSPLIEWDPDNAYATLKITLGNYLFLFESRFYLDAYLSSIKIAAISTFFALLIGFPIAYLIARSGPTLRTLLLALVILPFWTSFLLRVYAWMALLKKNGPINDVLMMLGIIDQPLQILQTDFAVYLGIVYTYLPFMILPLYANLEKMDMSLIEAAQDLGAKPYQAFCMITVPLAKPGIIAGCLLVFIPAVGEYVIPALLGSSETLMIGRVLWDEFFLNRDWPLASAVAIFMLIVLVGPIMFMRNGNKEAL, encoded by the coding sequence ATGATTAAAAATAACTTGGTCAACCTCATCTTATTACGACTTCAAAATAAGGCTAAAAAGATAACCCTCGGGCGCTGGCTGGTTATATCAATCCCCATGTTATGGCTAGCGGCATTTTTCTTTATCCCCTTTCTGGTGGTATTTAAAATTTCCTTTGCTGAAGCCATGATCGCTGTCCCACCTTACTCACCATTAATCGAATGGGACCCTGATAATGCTTATGCCACACTCAAGATAACCTTAGGCAATTATCTCTTTTTATTCGAGTCACGCTTTTATTTAGATGCTTATTTAAGCTCGATCAAAATTGCAGCCATCTCAACCTTTTTTGCTTTGCTGATCGGCTTTCCTATTGCCTATCTCATCGCTCGCAGTGGACCAACGCTACGTACCTTGTTACTGGCCTTGGTGATATTGCCTTTTTGGACCTCTTTCTTACTCCGCGTATATGCTTGGATGGCACTGTTGAAGAAAAATGGCCCTATCAACGATGTGCTAATGATGTTGGGCATCATTGACCAACCACTGCAGATATTGCAAACCGATTTCGCCGTCTACCTTGGCATAGTTTATACCTACTTACCCTTTATGATTCTGCCGCTTTATGCCAATTTAGAAAAAATGGACATGAGCCTAATTGAAGCAGCACAAGATTTGGGAGCAAAACCTTACCAGGCATTTTGTATGATTACTGTGCCTTTGGCAAAACCCGGCATCATCGCCGGATGTTTATTGGTCTTTATTCCAGCGGTAGGAGAATACGTGATACCTGCCCTATTAGGCAGCTCAGAAACCTTGATGATTGGTCGCGTGTTATGGGATGAATTCTTCTTGAATCGTGACTGGCCATTAGCCTCAGCAGTAGCCATTTTCATGTTAATTGTCTTAGTTGGCCCCATTATGTTTATGCGTAATGGTAACAAGGAGGCACTCTAG
- the aguB gene encoding N-carbamoylputrescine amidase: protein MSKVTVAATQMQCSWDKEENLARAENLIRQAAEQGAQIILIQELFETPYFCIEIHEGYHDLATTLEENAAFKQFQQLAKELNVVLPFSWFEKAGQARFNSLAMIDAGGELLGIYRKTHIPDSDGYLEKYYFSPGDTGFKVWDTQFGRIGVGICWDQWFPETARSMALMGADLLFFPTAIGSEPSQPDMDSQPHWTNVMCGHAAANQTPVIASNRVGVEKAQYRDLSLTFFGSSFICDASGELVAQANRDSECVLLHTFDLNIIQQQRKAWGLFRDRRPEHYEVLNTLDGQSKKGA from the coding sequence ATGTCTAAGGTCACAGTAGCAGCGACGCAAATGCAATGTTCGTGGGATAAAGAAGAGAATTTAGCGCGTGCAGAAAATCTTATTCGTCAAGCAGCAGAGCAAGGTGCTCAGATTATTTTGATTCAAGAGCTGTTTGAAACGCCTTATTTTTGTATAGAAATTCACGAAGGTTACCATGATTTGGCGACCACTCTTGAAGAGAATGCCGCTTTCAAGCAATTTCAGCAATTGGCCAAAGAACTCAATGTGGTGTTGCCTTTTAGTTGGTTTGAAAAGGCCGGTCAGGCACGTTTTAATTCCTTAGCCATGATTGATGCCGGAGGCGAACTGTTAGGTATTTATCGTAAAACCCACATTCCTGACAGTGATGGTTACTTAGAAAAATATTATTTCAGCCCAGGAGATACCGGTTTTAAAGTCTGGGATACGCAGTTTGGACGTATTGGTGTTGGTATTTGTTGGGATCAGTGGTTCCCTGAAACGGCTCGTTCTATGGCGCTAATGGGAGCCGACTTATTGTTTTTCCCCACGGCAATTGGCTCTGAGCCAAGTCAGCCTGACATGGACAGCCAGCCCCATTGGACGAATGTCATGTGTGGTCATGCCGCAGCAAACCAAACACCTGTGATTGCTTCCAATCGAGTTGGTGTTGAAAAGGCTCAGTACAGAGACTTGTCTTTGACCTTCTTTGGTTCATCCTTTATTTGCGATGCAAGCGGTGAGCTGGTGGCGCAGGCCAATCGAGACAGTGAATGTGTTTTACTGCATACTTTTGATCTGAATATTATTCAACAACAACGCAAAGCATGGGGACTGTTTCGAGACCGTCGCCCTGAACATTATGAAGTATTAAATACCTTGGATGGGCAATCGAAAAAGGGCGCGTGA
- a CDS encoding glutamine synthetase family protein — MSDMYEGNHEFDLFISDLNGNLRGKRIPASGLKNVMSQGVKLPQSVIGFDHWGDDVLDNGLVFETGDSDGICLPVHNKPIPVPWAESERDQVLAMMHNPDGSPFYPDPRQLLTRIVARFKALGYTPVVATELEFYLLDGKSEAQRRPSPPIITEGNGVRLSKTDCYSIEEMDGLESFFAQVREACKIQGIPADTIISELGPGQFEINMKHTNDAVLAADHAILFKRLIKGVARQHDFGASFMAKPYADKSGNGFHVHFSLLDSDGNNVFNDETDEGSALLKQAVAGLLNHMADSMLVFAPHLNSYRRFQNGAHAPTFASWGYENRTVAVRIPESEHLARRIEHRVAGADANPYLVLAAVLGAALHGIEKKMSPPAPIEGDAYAMSERFEHLPNRWELATEVFRESSFMESYLGEEFVRVFSAAKVQEQEKIYGRISNVEYEAYL; from the coding sequence ATGTCGGATATGTATGAAGGAAATCACGAGTTTGATCTGTTTATCAGCGACTTAAATGGTAATTTGCGTGGTAAGCGCATTCCAGCCAGTGGTTTAAAAAACGTCATGTCACAAGGAGTAAAACTCCCTCAGTCTGTGATTGGTTTCGATCACTGGGGAGATGACGTACTGGACAATGGCTTGGTTTTTGAAACCGGGGACAGTGACGGTATCTGTTTACCCGTTCACAATAAGCCCATTCCAGTCCCTTGGGCAGAATCCGAACGTGATCAAGTGCTGGCAATGATGCACAACCCAGATGGTTCTCCTTTTTATCCAGATCCTCGACAATTATTAACTCGCATTGTGGCCCGATTTAAAGCACTCGGTTATACCCCTGTTGTCGCCACTGAGTTGGAATTCTATTTACTGGATGGTAAATCTGAAGCACAACGCCGTCCTTCTCCCCCTATCATTACCGAGGGCAATGGTGTTCGCCTGAGTAAAACCGACTGCTATTCCATTGAAGAAATGGATGGCTTAGAAAGTTTTTTCGCGCAGGTTCGCGAGGCTTGTAAGATACAAGGAATTCCCGCCGATACGATTATTTCTGAGTTGGGACCAGGCCAGTTTGAAATCAATATGAAACACACCAATGATGCGGTGCTAGCAGCAGATCATGCTATTTTATTTAAACGTCTAATAAAAGGTGTGGCTCGTCAACACGACTTCGGTGCCTCATTTATGGCTAAGCCTTACGCGGACAAAAGCGGGAATGGCTTCCATGTACACTTCAGCTTATTAGATAGCGATGGCAATAATGTGTTTAATGATGAAACAGATGAGGGTTCAGCGTTACTAAAACAAGCCGTTGCCGGACTGCTCAATCATATGGCTGATTCCATGTTGGTATTTGCCCCTCACTTGAACTCCTATCGACGTTTTCAAAATGGCGCTCATGCTCCTACTTTCGCAAGCTGGGGCTATGAAAACCGTACCGTCGCAGTGCGCATACCAGAAAGTGAACATTTAGCAAGGCGCATCGAACATAGAGTTGCCGGAGCCGATGCGAATCCTTATTTAGTCTTGGCTGCCGTGTTAGGCGCAGCCTTACATGGCATTGAAAAGAAAATGTCCCCGCCAGCACCAATTGAAGGTGATGCCTATGCCATGTCAGAACGCTTTGAACATTTGCCAAATCGTTGGGAGCTGGCCACCGAAGTATTTCGTGAAAGCAGCTTTATGGAAAGTTATTTAGGAGAAGAGTTTGTACGCGTCTTTAGCGCGGCAAAAGTGCAGGAGCAAGAAAAAATATACGGTCGCATTTCCAATGTGGAATATGAAGCCTATTTATAA
- a CDS encoding ABC transporter ATP-binding protein produces the protein MSTFSSNQTSSLPSWRQPDSVPFLKIENINKRFGDFTAVNNVSLDIYQNELFCLLGGSGSGKSTLLRMLAGFEAPSAGRILIDGVDMSNIPPWERPVNMMFQSYALFPHLNVEANVAFGLKREHLGKNEIQRRVNDMLDMVQLGHLAKRKPHMLSGGQRQRVALARALVKEPKLLLLDEPLGALDKKLREETQFELIRIQEELGITFVVVTHDQEEAMTLATRIGVMNHGQIIQTAEPQDVYEYPSNRFVAQFIGNVNLFDGVVIEDERDSVVIQCKDTQNLIQVNHGISCAPNQGVSIAIRPEKIRLSRTPLESTINTAVGMITDMAYMGSQSVYKVRLTSGKEVRITQPNSVRDTSDRLTWDEKVYLDWDADSSVVLTS, from the coding sequence ATGTCCACATTTTCATCAAACCAGACTTCTTCTTTACCTAGCTGGCGCCAACCAGACAGTGTGCCTTTTCTAAAAATCGAAAACATTAACAAACGATTTGGTGACTTTACCGCCGTCAATAATGTGTCACTAGACATATACCAAAATGAGCTTTTTTGTTTACTCGGCGGTTCTGGCTCAGGCAAAAGTACCTTGCTAAGGATGTTAGCAGGTTTTGAAGCACCCAGCGCTGGACGCATACTTATTGATGGAGTGGATATGTCAAATATCCCACCATGGGAAAGACCAGTAAATATGATGTTTCAATCTTACGCTCTGTTCCCTCATCTTAACGTTGAGGCGAACGTGGCTTTTGGTTTAAAGCGCGAGCATCTTGGCAAAAATGAGATTCAACGCCGAGTTAATGACATGCTCGACATGGTGCAACTAGGCCATTTAGCCAAGCGTAAACCACACATGCTTTCTGGTGGGCAAAGACAGCGAGTTGCCTTAGCTAGGGCGTTAGTAAAAGAACCTAAACTATTGCTTTTAGATGAACCGCTCGGTGCCCTTGATAAAAAACTCAGAGAAGAAACTCAGTTTGAATTGATTCGTATCCAAGAGGAACTTGGTATTACTTTTGTGGTGGTGACTCACGATCAAGAAGAAGCTATGACATTGGCCACCCGTATTGGAGTCATGAATCATGGACAAATTATTCAAACAGCGGAGCCTCAAGACGTTTATGAATACCCAAGTAACCGCTTTGTGGCGCAATTTATTGGTAATGTAAACCTGTTTGATGGCGTGGTTATTGAGGACGAACGAGACAGTGTGGTGATCCAATGCAAAGACACGCAAAATCTCATACAAGTTAACCATGGTATCAGTTGCGCGCCTAATCAAGGTGTTAGCATTGCCATTCGCCCAGAAAAAATACGCCTTAGCCGTACACCACTGGAAAGTACCATAAATACCGCCGTAGGCATGATTACGGATATGGCTTATATGGGCAGTCAATCCGTCTATAAAGTGCGCTTAACATCCGGCAAAGAGGTTCGCATTACTCAGCCTAATAGCGTTCGTGATACCAGTGACAGATTAACCTGGGACGAGAAGGTTTATCTGGATTGGGACGCTGACAGCAGCGTGGTATTGACATCATGA